A genomic stretch from Candidatus Nitrososphaera gargensis Ga9.2 includes:
- a CDS encoding zinc ribbon domain-containing protein, which yields MSFGVDTLGGLAEKLKQLVNDTQNLYESFIDANQLYKQGKMGDKEFFSKIGEYLVAMSALNFLAVRVILEMKTAMEKGTSIKSPTGTSSYPSAAPQAGFGIGGFVGTGGSVGPAAAAGGEYTLPSPQEPAFKPVDIELPKTKAGSSNTKNCIVCDALIPAQAKFCSKCGRSQ from the coding sequence ATGTCTTTTGGCGTCGATACTCTCGGAGGGCTAGCCGAGAAGCTAAAGCAGCTGGTCAACGACACCCAGAACTTGTACGAGTCATTTATCGACGCAAACCAGCTCTACAAGCAGGGCAAGATGGGCGACAAAGAGTTCTTTTCAAAGATAGGCGAGTACCTTGTTGCAATGTCTGCGCTGAATTTTCTTGCCGTGCGCGTGATATTGGAAATGAAGACTGCTATGGAGAAAGGCACGTCCATCAAGAGCCCGACAGGCACAAGCTCGTACCCGTCAGCAGCCCCGCAGGCAGGTTTTGGCATAGGCGGCTTTGTGGGCACAGGCGGCTCGGTTGGTCCGGCAGCTGCGGCGGGCGGCGAATACACCCTTCCTTCTCCACAAGAGCCGGCGTTCAAGCCTGTCGACATCGAATTGCCAAAAACTAAAGCAGGCAGCAGCAACACCAAGAACTGCATCGTCTGCGATGCATTAATACCGGCGCAGGCCAAGTTCTGCAGCAAGTGCGGCAGGTCGCAATAA
- a CDS encoding zinc ribbon domain-containing protein, protein MAKAFNGRAATEEYMSTHSLTFSTPEMTLRKFALWLGEQVNLPGGERGPRLLLYVEEKGAKKESELAPDIDDSFRPSGAVTEMYGGIESAAPTEAMTPPQLTPLDRETLEPETKFCTSCGNKLKANAKFCTKCGSAQG, encoded by the coding sequence ATGGCAAAGGCGTTCAACGGCAGGGCCGCCACAGAGGAATACATGTCGACCCACTCACTCACATTTTCCACCCCCGAGATGACTCTGAGAAAGTTTGCGCTGTGGCTTGGCGAACAAGTAAACCTGCCTGGCGGCGAGCGCGGGCCGCGGCTCTTGCTCTACGTTGAAGAAAAGGGTGCCAAGAAAGAGTCAGAGCTTGCGCCGGACATTGACGACTCGTTTAGGCCAAGTGGGGCCGTGACTGAAATGTACGGCGGGATCGAGTCTGCTGCACCCACGGAAGCAATGACGCCACCGCAACTGACGCCGCTTGATAGAGAGACGCTAGAGCCCGAGACAAAATTCTGCACCAGCTGCGGCAACAAGCTGAAGGCAAACGCAAAGTTCTGCACAAAGTGCGGAAGCGCGCAGGGCTAG
- a CDS encoding adenylate kinase family protein, with translation MKLVITGNPGVGKHTSAKIIAGKIGAEVIDINRVAIDDNAIAKKTERGLEVDVKKLDGLLANLLKTRNDQIVVGHLAPYVLKPAAGISMVAVLRRSPYELEKTLEKRGYRAEKIKENLASEILGVSLYDSLKIFGRRKVVEFDTTGKTPDQTANEIMRALRKKPKPAGIDWLALVSERGDMQRFFEY, from the coding sequence TTGAAGCTGGTCATAACGGGCAACCCCGGCGTCGGCAAGCACACAAGCGCCAAGATAATCGCGGGAAAAATAGGTGCCGAAGTAATTGATATCAACAGGGTAGCCATAGACGACAACGCGATTGCAAAAAAGACCGAGCGCGGCCTTGAAGTCGATGTCAAAAAGCTGGATGGGCTGCTAGCCAATTTGCTAAAGACAAGAAATGACCAGATAGTTGTAGGGCACCTTGCTCCCTATGTGTTAAAGCCGGCCGCTGGCATCAGCATGGTGGCTGTGTTGCGGCGATCACCGTACGAGCTTGAAAAGACGCTTGAGAAGAGGGGATACAGAGCAGAGAAAATCAAAGAGAATTTGGCAAGCGAGATCCTAGGTGTGTCGCTCTATGACTCGTTAAAAATCTTTGGCAGGCGCAAGGTCGTTGAGTTTGACACTACCGGCAAGACTCCGGATCAGACTGCAAATGAAATTATGCGCGCCTTGCGCAAAAAGCCAAAACCTGCAGGAATAGACTGGCTTGCATTGGTGTCAGAGCGCGGCGACATGCAAAGGTTCTTTGAATACTGA
- a CDS encoding Lsm family RNA-binding protein, whose translation MAAVVTRKFGEETLQFLGKKVSVETSDQKVYNGTLAGIDEKLDVVLDNVEGRGILKVIINGAFVKEVRLMEKPFDFKALAERLSRVFPGLVKIREDVGAIIVMDKIKVTQSGVEEGSGLAADRVRSIYDEFMRETTKR comes from the coding sequence ATGGCTGCAGTTGTTACTCGCAAATTTGGAGAGGAGACGCTCCAGTTCCTTGGAAAAAAAGTCTCCGTAGAAACTTCGGATCAAAAAGTTTACAACGGCACTCTTGCCGGAATTGACGAAAAGCTCGATGTCGTGCTTGACAACGTGGAAGGCCGCGGCATCCTAAAGGTCATTATCAACGGCGCGTTTGTCAAGGAAGTAAGGCTGATGGAAAAGCCGTTTGACTTCAAGGCTCTCGCAGAAAGGCTGTCAAGGGTCTTCCCCGGCCTTGTCAAGATAAGGGAGGACGTGGGCGCCATTATTGTCATGGACAAGATAAAGGTGACCCAGTCCGGTGTCGAGGAAGGCTCTGGGCTGGCCGCAGACAGGGTCAGGTCTATCTACGACGAGTTCATGAGGGAGACGACAAAGAGGTAG
- the tgtA gene encoding tRNA guanosine(15) transglycosylase TgtA: MFEVRYSDLAARVGRLETPHGVVETPAFVPVVHPVRQTVSTQFLKKMGFGIVITNAYITLRHYGDEARRRGIHDIIGYDGAVMTDSGGYQVLEYGSVEVEPAAMAQFEKDIRSDIPIPLDKPTGYGLDYERAKEYVATTLKNSQETLDVVGNTDAIWVGPVQGAEHSDLVEHSARELGRMGFKLMALGSPVELMEAYEFATLARMIVAAKKVIPAKPVHLFGAGHPLTIPLAVALGCDMFDSASYMLYAKDGRYMTPNGTVRLDELVYLPCQCPVCSSHSLQELRGMNGDERVIEVAKHNLHVLKAEVDAVKQAIMDGRLWEYVMQKARAHPKLMEAVQLFKDIEMLESGTPLFKERAIFFYDPIDQHRPEAKRFRRAAAGFQSSKKKLVLCPEGEVHPFYSTRSYREIVKRLPDAQVCSYSPFLGIIPAEISDIFPAAHNLATRYGHRPEDYPTFIESLKEFVKKFEQVTIIADDFMEQAAKAARLNARLVNDISAL, translated from the coding sequence GTGTTCGAGGTCCGGTACTCGGATCTGGCGGCCCGCGTAGGGAGGCTCGAGACTCCGCACGGAGTCGTTGAGACGCCGGCCTTTGTCCCTGTTGTGCATCCGGTAAGGCAGACGGTCAGCACCCAGTTTTTGAAGAAAATGGGCTTTGGTATTGTGATTACGAACGCCTACATTACGCTCAGGCACTATGGCGACGAGGCACGCAGGCGGGGCATACATGACATCATCGGCTACGACGGCGCAGTCATGACTGATTCGGGCGGCTATCAGGTGCTCGAATACGGCTCCGTCGAAGTCGAGCCGGCAGCGATGGCGCAGTTTGAAAAGGACATCAGGAGCGACATACCGATCCCGCTTGACAAGCCAACAGGCTACGGCCTTGACTACGAAAGGGCCAAAGAGTATGTCGCAACCACTCTGAAAAATTCACAGGAAACCCTTGATGTTGTTGGAAATACGGACGCGATCTGGGTCGGCCCTGTGCAGGGCGCAGAGCACTCTGATCTGGTAGAACATTCTGCAAGGGAGCTTGGCAGGATGGGGTTCAAGTTGATGGCGCTTGGAAGCCCGGTCGAACTGATGGAAGCTTATGAATTTGCGACGCTTGCACGCATGATAGTAGCCGCCAAAAAAGTCATCCCTGCCAAGCCCGTCCACCTCTTTGGGGCCGGCCACCCGCTCACTATTCCGCTTGCAGTCGCGCTAGGCTGCGACATGTTTGACTCTGCCTCTTACATGCTGTACGCCAAGGACGGCAGGTACATGACCCCAAACGGGACTGTCAGACTTGACGAGCTTGTCTACCTGCCGTGCCAGTGCCCGGTGTGCTCCTCTCATAGTCTGCAGGAGCTGCGCGGCATGAATGGGGACGAGCGCGTAATCGAGGTTGCAAAGCACAACCTTCACGTGCTCAAGGCCGAGGTGGACGCAGTCAAGCAGGCGATAATGGATGGCAGGCTGTGGGAATATGTCATGCAAAAGGCGCGGGCGCACCCAAAGCTGATGGAGGCGGTGCAGCTCTTCAAGGACATCGAAATGCTAGAGAGCGGAACGCCGCTCTTCAAGGAAAGGGCAATCTTTTTCTACGATCCAATAGACCAGCATAGGCCAGAGGCAAAGAGGTTCAGGAGGGCTGCCGCAGGGTTCCAGTCGTCAAAGAAAAAACTGGTTCTGTGCCCTGAAGGCGAGGTCCACCCTTTCTATTCTACCAGAAGCTACAGAGAGATCGTGAAAAGGTTACCTGATGCGCAGGTCTGCAGCTACAGCCCGTTCCTTGGCATAATCCCGGCCGAGATATCGGACATTTTCCCGGCAGCGCACAACCTTGCCACAAGATATGGCCACAGGCCGGAGGACTATCCCACGTTCATCGAATCGTTGAAAGAGTTCGTGAAGAAATTTGAGCAGGTGACGATTATAGCCGACGACTTTATGGAGCAGGCTGCAAAAGCTGCAAGGCTAAATGCCCGGCTCGTCAATGATATCTCGGCGCTTTGA
- a CDS encoding endonuclease V, with the protein MTTTYADAIKLQKEVAKKVVAKDDFGEINRICGVDVAYSGDTAYCSAVVMDRNLQLLESVHAETVATHPYVSGLLMLREAEPIFHVLKKLKSVDYDLLMVDAHGQLHPRKCGLACYVGVTLDKPTIGVAKSHLCGTARPDGFVELGGEVLGCVIGKKKRLYVSVGHRVSLETAVAIVKELGIEPLRLADINSKAQKRRKGLRP; encoded by the coding sequence TTGACTACTACTTACGCTGACGCCATAAAGCTGCAAAAAGAGGTTGCCAAAAAGGTAGTTGCAAAAGACGATTTTGGCGAAATAAACCGTATCTGCGGAGTTGACGTTGCATACAGCGGCGACACTGCTTATTGCTCTGCAGTGGTAATGGATAGAAATTTGCAACTATTGGAATCAGTCCATGCAGAAACCGTGGCAACGCACCCCTATGTCTCGGGGCTCTTGATGCTGAGAGAGGCCGAGCCAATCTTTCATGTGCTCAAGAAGCTAAAGAGTGTTGATTATGACCTGTTGATGGTCGATGCCCACGGGCAGTTGCACCCAAGAAAGTGCGGGCTTGCGTGCTATGTCGGGGTCACGCTTGACAAGCCCACCATAGGAGTTGCAAAAAGCCATCTGTGCGGGACTGCCCGGCCTGACGGCTTTGTAGAGCTTGGCGGCGAAGTCCTTGGCTGCGTCATTGGCAAGAAGAAAAGATTGTACGTCAGCGTCGGCCACAGGGTTAGCCTAGAGACTGCAGTCGCGATTGTGAAAGAGCTTGGCATCGAGCCTTTGAGGCTTGCAGACATCAATTCCAAGGCGCAAAAAAGGAGGAAGGGGCTCAGGCCTTGA
- a CDS encoding 4Fe-4S dicluster domain-containing protein yields MPIAILPDVDEQRCIGCALCVEICTALGPDVLRVKPVEGWKRGKAFVFYPERCISDGACVGVCPTHAIFWMRPMEYTAGQPVPLHKNGVFSKGWEEG; encoded by the coding sequence ATGCCAATTGCTATACTTCCAGACGTCGATGAGCAAAGATGCATTGGCTGTGCACTCTGTGTAGAGATTTGCACTGCCCTCGGCCCGGACGTTCTCAGGGTAAAACCAGTCGAAGGATGGAAGAGGGGTAAGGCGTTCGTCTTTTATCCAGAAAGATGTATCTCAGACGGTGCTTGTGTAGGCGTATGCCCGACACATGCTATCTTCTGGATGAGGCCGATGGAATACACGGCAGGACAGCCAGTCCCTCTACACAAGAACGGTGTGTTCAGCAAGGGCTGGGAAGAAGGTTAA